A genome region from Thermococcus gorgonarius includes the following:
- the thrC gene encoding threonine synthase has protein sequence MKTKPKLICPICGAEYNEPVQRCSCGEPVEFELFEGEPYIGKTVWERFWDFWPVEPALELSLGEGDTPLVKSRIGKELGVKLYLKNETVNPTWSFKDRGTFLTMSYALKAGYKAVGTVSTGNMAASVSAYASRFGLDAKILVSENASDEKLRAVSVYGGDVIRVRGDYGRLYFESLKLGERLGVYFINSDNPFRVEGYKGIAFEIAEELIPDYVLIPTSSGGLFRGIAKGFIELKEIGLIEELPTLIAVQAEGCSPICRAFKEGREKIERFENPKTIAKAIANPYPPSGNAVLKLLREFGWLCVSVSDEEIIEAQRKLASEGLFVQPASATGVAALEKLTESGVISEGSNVVSILTGSGLKTLSHVEGGKIVECPLEGLENCLR, from the coding sequence ATGAAAACGAAACCGAAGTTAATCTGCCCGATCTGTGGGGCTGAATACAATGAGCCCGTTCAGCGCTGTTCCTGCGGTGAGCCCGTTGAGTTCGAACTCTTTGAGGGAGAACCTTACATAGGCAAAACCGTCTGGGAACGCTTCTGGGACTTCTGGCCAGTTGAACCTGCCTTGGAGCTTTCGCTCGGAGAGGGTGATACCCCATTAGTTAAGTCCAGAATCGGAAAGGAACTTGGAGTAAAGCTCTACCTCAAGAACGAGACTGTAAATCCAACTTGGAGCTTCAAAGACAGGGGGACGTTTCTGACGATGAGCTACGCTCTCAAAGCGGGCTATAAGGCCGTCGGAACGGTCTCGACCGGCAACATGGCGGCGAGCGTTTCTGCCTATGCCTCGCGCTTTGGTCTTGATGCAAAAATCCTCGTCTCGGAAAACGCGAGCGACGAAAAGCTGAGAGCCGTTTCAGTTTACGGTGGGGACGTGATAAGGGTTAGAGGTGACTACGGGAGGCTTTACTTCGAGAGCCTGAAGCTGGGAGAACGGCTTGGTGTTTATTTCATAAACTCAGACAACCCCTTCAGAGTCGAGGGCTACAAGGGGATAGCCTTCGAGATAGCCGAAGAGTTAATCCCGGACTACGTTCTAATCCCGACAAGCTCAGGCGGCCTCTTCAGGGGAATAGCGAAGGGCTTCATCGAACTGAAGGAAATCGGGCTGATTGAGGAACTGCCAACCCTCATTGCGGTGCAGGCCGAGGGCTGTTCGCCGATATGCAGGGCGTTCAAGGAGGGGAGGGAGAAGATAGAGCGCTTTGAAAACCCGAAGACAATAGCCAAGGCCATAGCTAACCCTTACCCGCCGAGCGGGAACGCGGTCCTAAAGCTTCTCCGCGAGTTTGGCTGGCTCTGCGTTTCCGTGAGCGACGAGGAGATAATCGAGGCCCAGAGAAAGCTGGCCAGTGAGGGCCTCTTCGTCCAGCCAGCAAGTGCAACCGGAGTGGCCGCGCTGGAGAAGCTCACCGAGAGCGGCGTTATTTCCGAGGGTTCAAATGTCGTCTCCATTCTCACCGGCTCCGGGCTGAAGACGCTTTCTCATGTAGAGGGTGGCAAAATAGTGGAATGCCCCCTCGAAGGGCTTGAAAACTGCCTGAGGTGA
- a CDS encoding aminoacyl-tRNA deacylase — MTMEKLEEIAKELGAEILEVGRPVKTVEQATRETGASPKQVIKSLVIISEKEALLVIVDGESRVDMGKLERLFGKCRFAKPEEVKELTGYEVGGVPPVGIPLRTIVDPKVLENEYVIGGGGAIDRLLRIEPRKIVEYQNAEVIDVRK, encoded by the coding sequence ATGACGATGGAAAAGCTTGAGGAGATAGCCAAAGAACTCGGCGCCGAGATTCTCGAGGTAGGACGGCCTGTGAAGACAGTTGAACAGGCCACGAGAGAGACAGGAGCCTCTCCGAAGCAGGTAATAAAGTCGCTCGTGATAATAAGCGAGAAAGAAGCGTTGCTCGTCATAGTGGACGGCGAGTCCAGGGTGGACATGGGAAAGCTGGAGAGACTCTTCGGGAAGTGCCGCTTCGCGAAGCCGGAAGAGGTAAAGGAGCTCACCGGGTACGAGGTCGGCGGAGTCCCGCCGGTTGGTATTCCGCTCAGGACAATAGTTGATCCCAAGGTTCTCGAAAACGAGTACGTTATAGGCGGAGGTGGAGCCATCGATAGGCTGCTCCGGATAGAGCCTAGAAAAATCGTCGAGTACCAGAATGCTGAGGTTATAGATGTTAGGAAATAA
- the radB gene encoding DNA repair and recombination protein RadB codes for MLSTGTRALDELLGGGFAPGILTQIYGPYASGKTTLAIQVGLLSGGKVAYVDTEGGFSPERLSQIAELRGFDPEEALSRFVLFYPGDFKEQRRIIGSLKKIVNGGFSLVVVDSITAHYRAEEDWRSLNVELSKQLQVLLWIARKNSIPVLVINQVHFDSRTERTRPVAEQTLGYRCKDILRLDRLPTPGRRVAVLERHRFRPEGLMAYFRITEKGIEDVI; via the coding sequence ATGCTGTCCACCGGAACCAGGGCCCTCGATGAACTCCTTGGGGGAGGCTTTGCTCCGGGAATCCTGACCCAGATTTACGGCCCCTATGCTTCCGGAAAAACTACTCTGGCTATCCAAGTTGGCCTTTTGAGCGGGGGGAAGGTTGCTTACGTCGATACCGAGGGTGGTTTTTCTCCGGAGAGGCTTTCCCAGATAGCCGAGCTCAGGGGCTTTGACCCGGAGGAGGCGCTTTCGCGCTTCGTGCTTTTTTATCCCGGTGATTTCAAGGAGCAGCGGAGGATTATAGGATCCCTGAAAAAGATCGTCAATGGAGGCTTTTCTTTAGTCGTAGTGGACTCCATAACCGCCCACTACAGGGCAGAAGAGGACTGGCGCTCCCTGAACGTTGAGTTGAGCAAGCAGCTTCAGGTTCTCCTCTGGATAGCCAGGAAAAACTCGATTCCCGTCTTGGTAATCAATCAGGTTCACTTCGACAGTAGAACCGAGCGAACGAGGCCGGTTGCGGAGCAAACCCTTGGCTACAGGTGTAAGGACATCCTTCGCCTCGACAGGCTGCCGACTCCCGGGAGAAGGGTTGCCGTCCTTGAGAGGCACCGGTTCAGGCCTGAAGGGCTGATGGCATACTTTAGAATAACAGAGAAGGGAATAGAGGATGTTATCTGA
- a CDS encoding MBL fold metallo-hydrolase produces MRIIWYGHSCFWVETNGVKILIDPYPEVEDDEIGDVDYILITHEHTDHYGKVELLSRLRDATVIGPKTVYMMAVADGVTKVREIQAGETIELGNGVRVTAIFMEHPSSQYPLGYLIEGDKRLFHTGDTYPFPALQNLRGSVDILMVPISGRSTANEREAAQIVEDIRPRIVIPMHYGVYSSASPEKLVEELRKRRVFALVKVLKPGEEFVV; encoded by the coding sequence ATGAGGATAATATGGTACGGTCATTCGTGCTTTTGGGTGGAGACCAACGGCGTGAAAATTCTGATAGACCCTTACCCTGAAGTTGAAGACGACGAGATAGGGGACGTCGACTACATACTGATAACCCACGAGCACACCGACCACTACGGTAAGGTTGAGCTTCTCTCCAGGCTTAGGGATGCCACGGTTATAGGTCCAAAGACTGTCTATATGATGGCCGTGGCCGATGGAGTAACAAAGGTGAGGGAAATCCAGGCCGGCGAGACAATAGAGCTTGGAAACGGCGTTAGAGTAACGGCGATATTCATGGAGCACCCCTCAAGCCAGTATCCCCTTGGCTACCTCATAGAGGGGGACAAAAGGCTTTTCCACACCGGAGACACGTACCCCTTCCCGGCACTCCAGAACCTCCGGGGGAGCGTGGATATCCTCATGGTTCCGATAAGCGGCCGCTCAACTGCCAATGAGAGGGAAGCTGCCCAGATAGTTGAGGACATAAGGCCGAGGATCGTCATTCCAATGCACTATGGGGTTTATAGCAGCGCCTCTCCCGAAAAGCTGGTTGAAGAACTGAGGAAGCGCAGGGTCTTTGCCCTTGTCAAAGTCCTCAAACCTGGCGAGGAGTTCGTGGTCTAG
- a CDS encoding alanyl-tRNA editing protein: protein MFSIEVRTHTALHVLKGALVKVLGEGAKWTASTYVKGNRGVLTVKFDRKPTLEEIAEIERLANEKIKENVPIQVHELPREEAEKRFGEDMYDLFPVPPEVKILKIVVIDGWNVNACNKEHTRTTGEIGEIKIRKVRFRRSKGLLEVSFEVLD, encoded by the coding sequence ATGTTTTCGATCGAAGTCAGAACTCACACGGCCCTTCACGTGCTCAAGGGTGCCCTCGTTAAGGTTCTCGGCGAGGGAGCTAAGTGGACGGCTTCTACCTACGTCAAAGGCAACAGGGGAGTCCTGACGGTCAAGTTCGACCGGAAGCCCACTTTGGAGGAGATAGCCGAGATAGAGAGGCTTGCCAACGAGAAAATCAAGGAAAACGTCCCGATTCAGGTTCACGAGCTTCCACGCGAGGAAGCCGAGAAGCGCTTCGGCGAGGATATGTACGACCTCTTTCCAGTTCCTCCGGAGGTAAAGATCCTCAAAATCGTCGTCATTGATGGCTGGAACGTCAACGCCTGTAATAAGGAGCACACAAGAACGACGGGAGAAATCGGGGAGATAAAAATCCGGAAAGTTCGCTTCAGGCGGAGCAAGGGACTGCTGGAGGTAAGCTTTGAGGTTCTGGACTAA
- a CDS encoding PLDc N-terminal domain-containing protein: MIVVFSLFPLIWLLNLISVIWVTYDVITNQKKMPDAEKIIWILVALFLNLIGAIIYYLIVKASHKYEETPEERFEGLDQPIEI; this comes from the coding sequence ATGATTGTGGTGTTCTCTCTGTTCCCCCTCATCTGGCTTCTCAACTTGATATCAGTGATCTGGGTCACCTACGATGTCATAACAAACCAAAAGAAGATGCCCGATGCTGAAAAGATTATCTGGATTCTGGTGGCACTGTTCCTCAACCTTATAGGTGCCATCATATACTACCTTATCGTTAAGGCCAGCCACAAGTATGAAGAAACTCCCGAGGAAAGGTTCGAAGGACTTGACCAACCTATTGAGATCTGA
- a CDS encoding cyclic 2,3-diphosphoglycerate synthase: MAEKKKKRVLILGAAGRDFHNFNVFFRDNPEYEVVAFTATQIPDIEGRLYPPELAGELYPNGIPILSEDDMEKIIKEHDIDIVVFAYSDVSHEHVMHLASRAHSAGADFWLLGPKSTMLKSSKPVVAVTAVRTGCGKSQTSRKVAQLLQEMGYKVVAIRHPMPYGDLRKQVVQRFATFEDLDKYECTIEEREEYEPYIERGMVVYAGVDYEKILREAEKEADIILWDGGNNDFPFYEPDLWIVVTDPHRPGHELKYHPGETNFRSADVIIINKIDTANRDDIQKVRENIEKINPNATVIEAASPIFVDKPELIKGKRVLVVEDGPTLTHGGMKYGAGYVAAKKFGAKEIIDPRPYAVGSIVETYKKYPHLDVILPAMGYGKKQIKELEETINRADADVVVMGTPVDLRRFMNLNKPAVRVKYELEEIGQPKLKDVLEEWVKNCEKLKK; this comes from the coding sequence ATGGCCGAGAAGAAAAAGAAGAGGGTTCTAATCTTGGGTGCCGCTGGAAGGGACTTCCACAACTTCAACGTGTTCTTCAGGGACAATCCAGAATACGAGGTCGTTGCCTTCACTGCTACCCAGATTCCGGACATCGAGGGAAGGCTCTACCCACCCGAGCTCGCCGGCGAGCTCTACCCGAACGGGATTCCGATATTGAGCGAAGACGACATGGAGAAGATAATCAAGGAGCACGACATTGACATCGTTGTCTTCGCCTACTCAGACGTCTCACACGAGCACGTCATGCACCTCGCAAGCAGAGCCCACTCCGCTGGAGCCGACTTCTGGCTCCTCGGCCCGAAGAGCACCATGCTCAAGTCCAGCAAGCCGGTAGTAGCGGTCACCGCCGTCAGAACCGGCTGTGGAAAGAGCCAGACCTCAAGAAAGGTCGCCCAGCTCCTCCAGGAGATGGGCTACAAGGTCGTTGCCATAAGGCACCCGATGCCCTACGGCGACCTCAGGAAGCAGGTCGTCCAGAGGTTTGCCACCTTCGAGGACCTCGACAAGTACGAGTGCACCATCGAGGAGCGCGAGGAGTACGAGCCCTACATCGAGAGGGGAATGGTTGTCTACGCCGGCGTTGACTACGAGAAGATTCTCCGCGAGGCCGAGAAAGAAGCCGACATAATCCTCTGGGACGGCGGAAACAACGACTTCCCGTTCTACGAGCCCGACCTCTGGATAGTCGTCACCGACCCGCACAGGCCGGGCCACGAGCTCAAGTACCACCCAGGTGAGACCAACTTCAGGAGCGCTGACGTCATCATAATCAACAAGATTGACACCGCCAACAGGGACGACATCCAGAAGGTCCGTGAGAACATTGAGAAGATCAACCCGAACGCCACCGTTATCGAAGCGGCTTCGCCAATATTCGTTGACAAGCCCGAGCTGATAAAGGGCAAGCGCGTCCTGGTCGTTGAGGACGGACCAACGCTCACACACGGCGGCATGAAGTACGGCGCCGGATACGTCGCCGCCAAGAAGTTCGGTGCAAAGGAGATAATCGACCCGAGGCCCTACGCGGTCGGCTCAATCGTCGAGACCTACAAGAAGTACCCGCACCTCGACGTCATTCTGCCGGCCATGGGCTACGGCAAGAAGCAGATCAAGGAGCTTGAGGAGACCATCAACAGAGCCGATGCCGACGTCGTCGTCATGGGCACCCCCGTTGACCTCCGCAGGTTCATGAACCTCAACAAGCCGGCCGTTCGCGTCAAGTACGAACTCGAAGAAATCGGCCAGCCCAAGCTCAAGGACGTCCTTGAGGAGTGGGTTAAGAACTGCGAGAAGCTCAAGAAGTGA
- a CDS encoding ATP-binding protein — MFYDRERELEKLEEVHSRAGSSFTVIYGRRRVGKTALARQFLKGKPGVYFFVGEKDEALLLEEFEEEVKRALSGYLPAYLKPKFSSVEELMEFLLDFSKEQKLVIVFDEFQNFRSVKPSFFSPLQRLWDTKKDSSNVTLLAIGSYVGMIKRIFMDRKEPLFGRVDEWMKLKPFDFWEAYGFVKGFINVPPKDFVELYSVLGGMPRYLLYLRHYYGGDVIETIEKLFLDEFAPLREEGLNVLKLEFGRYYRSYFSILEAVSLGHVTPKEISDRTGLKILTVGKYLSELTNHYEYLKREVPATEDPRKTRKVAYSIRDEFFNFWFRFVYHNYQHLEEGDIENVRSDLERNFPAFVGREYERIAREFVRRIDLGFRPIRVGRWWHRGEEIDVVAYNRDNVALFEVKWKDLSLKDARKILRDLERKGSLLPLRGKRLLGLIARGIEGKEELKEEGFLVFDLKDVLFLR; from the coding sequence ATGTTCTACGATAGAGAGCGAGAGCTGGAAAAGCTTGAGGAGGTTCACTCTAGAGCTGGTTCGAGTTTTACCGTCATCTATGGGCGCAGAAGGGTTGGAAAGACTGCCCTCGCCAGGCAGTTCCTCAAAGGTAAGCCGGGCGTTTACTTCTTTGTCGGTGAGAAAGACGAGGCTCTGCTCCTTGAGGAGTTTGAGGAAGAGGTGAAACGTGCCCTCTCCGGTTACCTTCCGGCTTATTTAAAGCCGAAATTCTCGTCTGTGGAGGAGTTGATGGAGTTCCTGCTTGACTTCTCCAAGGAGCAAAAGCTGGTGATAGTCTTCGACGAGTTCCAGAACTTCAGGTCGGTCAAACCGTCCTTTTTCTCCCCCCTTCAGAGGCTCTGGGATACCAAGAAAGACTCTTCAAACGTCACCCTTCTGGCGATAGGTTCCTATGTTGGCATGATAAAGCGCATCTTCATGGATCGTAAGGAGCCGCTCTTCGGCAGGGTGGACGAGTGGATGAAGTTGAAGCCGTTCGACTTCTGGGAGGCTTACGGTTTCGTCAAGGGCTTTATCAATGTGCCCCCCAAGGATTTTGTGGAACTGTACTCCGTTCTCGGCGGAATGCCACGCTACTTGCTTTACCTAAGGCATTATTACGGAGGTGACGTTATTGAGACCATTGAAAAGCTGTTCCTGGACGAGTTCGCGCCACTGAGGGAGGAAGGTCTCAATGTCCTGAAGCTGGAGTTTGGGAGGTATTACCGCTCATACTTCTCGATACTCGAGGCTGTTAGCTTAGGCCACGTGACCCCGAAGGAGATAAGCGACAGAACCGGGCTGAAGATACTCACCGTGGGGAAGTACCTAAGCGAGCTGACGAACCACTACGAGTACCTGAAGAGGGAAGTGCCTGCAACCGAGGATCCCAGAAAGACGAGAAAGGTCGCCTACTCAATAAGGGACGAGTTCTTCAACTTCTGGTTCCGCTTTGTTTACCACAACTACCAGCACCTTGAGGAAGGGGACATCGAGAACGTTAGGAGTGACCTCGAGAGGAACTTTCCCGCCTTCGTTGGGAGGGAGTACGAGAGAATAGCCAGAGAGTTTGTACGGAGAATCGACCTCGGATTCAGGCCCATCAGGGTCGGCCGCTGGTGGCACAGGGGGGAAGAAATCGACGTGGTCGCCTACAACAGGGACAACGTGGCGCTCTTTGAGGTCAAGTGGAAGGATTTGAGTCTTAAAGATGCAAGAAAAATACTCAGGGATCTTGAGAGAAAGGGAAGCCTCCTCCCTCTGAGGGGTAAGAGACTTTTAGGACTCATAGCAAGGGGGATTGAGGGGAAAGAGGAGCTCAAAGAGGAGGGTTTTCTAGTTTTTGACCTGAAAGACGTTCTATTCCTCAGATAA
- a CDS encoding EamA family transporter, with amino-acid sequence MREYIIYAVLAAFFASLVPIFGKLGLKDVNPTLATAVRAVIMAVFLVGVALLSGSTKVGEINGRALLLITLSGLAGALSWLFYFMAIKNGRVPSVIAIDKTSVALAIFLSWLVLGSKMDLKTALGALLIVIGAILVSL; translated from the coding sequence ATGAGGGAATATATAATCTACGCAGTTCTGGCCGCTTTCTTCGCATCGCTCGTCCCGATATTCGGAAAGCTCGGCCTCAAGGACGTCAATCCAACCCTAGCGACCGCGGTGAGGGCAGTTATAATGGCGGTCTTTCTGGTGGGAGTTGCCCTCCTCAGCGGCTCCACTAAGGTCGGTGAGATCAACGGCAGGGCTCTCCTCCTGATAACCCTCTCCGGGCTTGCCGGGGCGCTCTCGTGGCTGTTCTACTTCATGGCCATAAAGAACGGAAGGGTCCCCTCGGTTATCGCAATAGACAAAACTAGCGTTGCCCTCGCGATATTCCTATCGTGGCTCGTCCTCGGGAGTAAGATGGATCTAAAAACAGCGCTTGGGGCGCTCCTGATAGTCATCGGGGCGATTTTGGTGTCGCTGTGA
- a CDS encoding DODA-type extradiol aromatic ring-opening family dioxygenase produces MLVGIGLMPHGNPVLEPPDDETRKLAEVLRDIGKAFASVDSYVLVSPHNVRMSDHLGVVMAENLISWLGFEGKELPGEWKTDRELAEKICRAEKDAGIPIVDLNFASRSGQYSRWPLSWGELIPLQFLEKKLLVLMTPSRGIDREPLVRSGEILGRVLEGSEKRVALVISADHGHAHDENGPYGYRKESEEYDRLIMKLINENRLEELPEIPEELVNKALVDSYWQMLMMLGAMKVGEFELRESAYACPTYFGMAGALWVRR; encoded by the coding sequence ATGCTCGTCGGAATAGGTTTGATGCCCCACGGCAACCCGGTTTTGGAACCGCCCGATGATGAGACGAGAAAGCTGGCGGAAGTCCTTAGGGACATCGGAAAAGCTTTCGCCAGCGTTGACTCCTACGTGCTCGTCAGCCCGCACAACGTGAGGATGAGTGACCACCTCGGCGTTGTTATGGCGGAAAACCTGATTTCGTGGCTCGGCTTCGAGGGAAAAGAACTTCCGGGAGAGTGGAAGACTGACAGGGAACTGGCCGAGAAAATCTGCAGGGCTGAAAAAGATGCAGGAATTCCGATAGTTGATTTGAACTTCGCCAGCAGGAGTGGCCAATACTCGAGATGGCCCCTCAGCTGGGGGGAGCTTATCCCGCTCCAGTTCCTTGAGAAAAAACTCTTAGTCTTGATGACGCCGTCGAGGGGAATTGACAGGGAACCCCTCGTGAGGTCCGGAGAAATCCTGGGAAGAGTCCTTGAGGGGAGCGAGAAGAGGGTTGCCCTGGTAATCAGCGCCGACCACGGGCACGCGCACGACGAGAACGGGCCCTATGGATACAGGAAGGAGAGCGAGGAGTATGACAGGCTTATTATGAAGCTCATCAACGAGAACCGCCTCGAGGAGCTCCCAGAAATCCCCGAGGAGCTGGTGAACAAGGCTTTAGTTGACAGCTACTGGCAGATGCTCATGATGCTTGGAGCTATGAAGGTTGGAGAATTTGAGCTTAGGGAGAGCGCCTACGCCTGTCCAACGTACTTCGGCATGGCCGGAGCGCTATGGGTGAGAAGATGA
- a CDS encoding eCIS core domain-containing protein: MISKKILAVGLVVLIAIGLWAATEINSQDSETVLSEVSKILKEVENIRNLQFKEQPTIIVLTKMEARELFKPGKPDIDRMRLEEDVYKMSLLLPPDYPYVHEKVEQDLGWIAATVGDKIYIIRENFFGDVNTARRVIAHESVHVLQKQWFDAPYGGPTLDTTKAIQAAIEGDADLVADLYCNKTGIPIHKITDLYTRDPVTGLGIFPYVFGDRFVEYLYRKGGWELVNGMYSHLPNTTKEVMFPNLYLENWTPVNIKHEVEKQLPENLSVKYSSRMGAYYVFLLYWSHNYSRDTAMEIAKAWTGDWLILVDLTENGTTTRILIWEVVFEDESHARSFADLLKTLSSNSNYASFSIRQNGETVVLKSVKNLPEVKTHENETEVNLPDLWG; encoded by the coding sequence ATGATATCAAAAAAGATCCTTGCAGTTGGACTGGTGGTACTCATTGCCATAGGCCTCTGGGCCGCAACGGAGATAAACAGCCAAGACAGTGAAACGGTCCTTTCAGAGGTCTCAAAGATACTGAAGGAAGTAGAGAACATCAGGAACCTGCAGTTTAAGGAGCAGCCGACAATAATAGTTCTCACAAAGATGGAGGCAAGGGAGCTCTTCAAGCCCGGAAAGCCCGATATAGATAGGATGAGGTTAGAGGAAGATGTGTACAAGATGAGCCTTCTACTCCCGCCGGACTACCCCTACGTTCATGAGAAAGTTGAGCAGGATCTTGGATGGATAGCCGCAACGGTGGGGGATAAGATCTACATCATAAGGGAGAACTTTTTCGGGGACGTTAATACGGCCAGGAGGGTAATCGCCCACGAGTCGGTTCACGTTCTTCAGAAGCAGTGGTTCGACGCCCCCTACGGAGGGCCAACACTTGACACCACGAAGGCAATACAGGCCGCGATAGAGGGAGATGCAGACCTGGTGGCTGACCTCTACTGCAACAAAACCGGCATACCCATTCACAAGATAACGGACCTCTACACGAGGGACCCAGTCACCGGCCTGGGGATATTTCCCTACGTTTTCGGCGATCGCTTTGTGGAGTACCTCTACAGGAAGGGAGGATGGGAGCTAGTAAACGGGATGTACTCCCACCTGCCAAACACCACCAAGGAGGTCATGTTCCCAAACCTCTACCTGGAAAACTGGACGCCGGTAAATATCAAGCACGAGGTCGAAAAACAGCTTCCAGAAAACCTCAGCGTAAAGTACTCGAGCAGGATGGGAGCCTATTACGTCTTCCTGCTTTACTGGAGCCACAACTATTCCAGGGACACAGCCATGGAGATAGCAAAGGCATGGACGGGGGACTGGCTCATCCTGGTGGACTTAACCGAAAACGGAACCACCACCAGGATACTGATCTGGGAAGTCGTTTTTGAGGACGAAAGCCATGCCAGATCATTTGCCGATCTTCTCAAGACGTTATCATCAAACAGCAACTACGCCAGCTTTTCAATAAGGCAAAACGGTGAAACCGTAGTTTTGAAGAGTGTGAAAAACCTGCCGGAGGTTAAAACCCATGAAAACGAAACCGAAGTTAATCTGCCCGATCTGTGGGGCTGA